The genomic interval TTCAGCCTCGCTTTACGCCCGTCTCAAGCTAGATGAGACCAAGTTAAAAGGGGCGATCTCCGGGGTGCGCGACGTTTCCCGCTTACCTGACCCCATCGGAGATATTCAGATCCACCGGGAACTGGATGAGGGATTGGTGTTAAAGCGAATAACTTGCCCTCTGGGGGTTTTGGGAGTCATCTTTGAAGCCCGTCCCGATGCGGTCGTACAAATTTCCAGTCTGGCAGTTAAATCAGGTAATGGCGTAATTCTTAAGGGGGGGCAGGAAGCCATCCGCTCCTGTGAAGCGCTGGTCAAAGCCATTCATAGGGGACTCACGCAAGCTGGTATTGATCCAGCTATCGTACAGCTATTGACAACCCGGCAAGAAACCCTGGAGCTGCTCAAGCTTGACCAATCCGTTGATTTAATTATTCCACGCGGGTCTAATTCCTTCGTTCGTTTTGTCCAGGAGAATACCCGCATTCCCGTTTTAGGGCATGCTGAGGGCATCTGCCATCTCTATGTGGACAAAGCAGCCAACGTTCAGAAAGCAGTCGCGATCGCCCTGGATGCCAAAACCCAATACCCCGCTGCCTGCAATGCGATTGAGACACTTCTGGTGCATCGGACAATTGCCTCCGAGTTTTTGCTAGAAGCCGTTGTGCCCCTACAAATGAAAAACGTTGAACTGCGGGGCGACCAACCGACCCGCGAGATTCTCAACATTCCAGCAGCCACTGAAACTGACTGGTCTACGGAATACAGTGATCTAATTTTGGCAATTAAAATCGTCGATTCATTAGAGGACGCGATCGCTCACATTAATACCTACGGTTCCCGTCACACGGAGGCGATCGCCACCGAAGACCCCCAGGCAGCCACAACCTTCCTGGCACAAGTCGATGCCGCAGGCGTTTACCACAACTGCTCTACCCGCTTCGCTGATGGCTTCCGCTATGGCTTCGGTGCAGAAGTCGGCATCAGCACCCAGAAAATGCCTCCCCGCGGTCCCGTCGGGCTAGAAGGATTAGTCACCTACAAATATCAATTAGTTGGCAATGGACATATTGCCGCCACCTATGCAGGCACAAATGCGAAATCCTTTAGTCATAGGGATTTAGGGGAGTAGGAAGTGGGGAGTAGGGAGTAGGGAGTAGGGAGTAGGGAATTAAGAATTAAGAATTAAAAATAATGAGTTACGAATTAACCTTAGCCCCTAACTCCTAGCCCCTAGCCCCTAATCCCTGAGACCTACTCATCAATGGATATCCAAAGCCTGATCACAACTCCCGTTCAAAATTGGATTGCTGCCCATCCAGTCGTTGCCTGGATTGTCGAGCATCCCATCTGGACAATCGGCCTGATTGTGCTGGGAATTTTTCTGTTCTGGGGATTGTTGAAGGCGATCGCTAGCCTGTCCGAAAAAATCTGGCTGGCGCTGCTTGCCGCACCGTTGAAACTGGGACGCTGGTTATTTCAACTCGGTTTCAGCTTGTTTAGGATTAGCAGTTCGACCCCAACCGCAGATCCCCCTCCCCAAACCGACAACCAGACCCAATTGATCGCCCTTCTAAACAAACTGGAAGCGCTCAAGCAAGAGCAGGATGAGATCGTCAAGGAAATAAAAGCGATTCTCGCGATCGAAAACTAAAAACCTTCTTCCCCTACACCCTATACCCCACACCCCACACCCTTTTTCTTCTACCACATTCCTCGTTTGCCACTGGGACGGATCGTCATCCAATTCGTCCGGGCCATAGCTAACTGGTCTTCCGTCAGCTTGGCATTGGTTAAATTTGCGCCACAAAGGTTAGCTCCCCGCAGGTTTGCATTCAGCAAATAGGCAGAAGTAAGATCCGCCCCTCGCAAATCGGCACCTTCCAAATCCGCATTGCTCATATAGGCTTTGATCAGATTTGCATCCCGCAGGTTTGCCCGACTCAAATTTGCCCGACCAAAATCTGTACTGAATAAATTTGCCCCCTGGAGGTTAATTTTGCTTAAATTTGCCTGATGGAAACTGGCACTGGAGAGATTGACTTTGGGGAGACTCAAAGAGTTTAAATCATGGGAAGCAAAATCTCGCTTTCCTTTTAAATAGTAATTCTGCAATCCCTCTGCATCCAGACGCACAGGAACTTTGCTCTTTTCACCCGTAAACTCCCTACCCCGTCCGCCGGAGATATCCCTGCTCCTGACGGATGTATTGCTACTCGCTCTAGAGTCAAACAAGTTATTCCGATTCGCCCCAGACGGAAGACTAATGGACTCAGGTCGAATCTGCCGCGCCCGGATCGCCATCGCAGCACGGGCAGCCGGAGAAGACGGAACGCCCCCCCCCGTGGAGTCGGGATCGGAACGCTGACCATTAGGCTTGCGACTGGCGTTACCCGTTTGGTTGGTCATGCCACTTTCCAGGCTCTTAAGGTAGGGTTCCAGATCTAGCGCCCGAAAGATATCATTGGCAGACTGGTAGCGATGCCGAACTGAAACCTCCAGCATTTTCTTCAAAACGCTGACAAAGTGATCGCTGATATGGACATGCCGCTGCCAGAGCAGTTCCCCGGTGGTTGGGTCATAATCCAGATCCTTCGGAGATTTACCCGTCAGCAAGTAAATACAGGTCACACCCAAAGCATAGATATCGCTGGCAGGAACCGGACGCATTGCCATCTGCTCTGGAGGGGCAAACCCAGGGGTACCAATGGCGTAGGACGTGAAAGCCGTTTGTTCTGAAGCATTCGCTGCCTGTTGCTGGTTTTGGTACTTAACTGCTCCAAAGTCAATGAGAACTAGCTTGAGATCCTGGGCCCGACGAATTATATTGGCTGGTTTAATATCCCGGTGAATCACACGATTGCTGTGGATATATTCCAGAACGGGCAGAATCTCGCTGAGAAATTGCTTGACTCCGTGTTCAATCAAAGGTCCGTCCCGCTTCACAATTTGCTGGAGGGTGGAGCCACTGACGTACTCTTGTACCAGAAAGAATTCCTGATTCGCCTCAAAATAGTCGAGGAGGCGGGGCACCTGGGGATGATTACCGATTTTGCCGAGGGTTTCAGCTTCTCGCCTGAATAATTCTCGCGCCATTTCCAATACGTGGGGAGCCGTTGCCGTCGGACGAAGCTGCTTGATCACACTGTTAGGTTGACCCGGAAGCGCTTCATCTATGGCAAGAAAGGTGGCACCAAAGCCACCTTGCCCCAGAGTCTGGATGACCCGGTAGCGATCGCGCAAGAGCAACTTTGTCCCACACGCCTGGCACACGCTGGTCTGGGTAGAGTTTTGAGGATTGGGACAGCTTGGGTTTAAGCAGTAGCTCATTTAGCACCACTCGCTTGATTGTTCGACTACTGGGATATTTCTACCCTAGTTTTATTATCTGGGTAGGAACAGCAATTAGGAGTGTTGTTCATGCGGGAAATCCCTTGAAGAGTTGCTAAAGTTACTCTTCGGTCACTTAAAGCATCCATGAATGTCCCAACAATTACGGATTTTACCGTTCTCTTAAAGATACACCCTAGCTACTAAGATGCCCAGAACTTGAGATCCTGAAACAGGTTGACTGTCACTTTCTCCCCTATTCCTTAAGCATTTAGAAATATCTGAACTGCTATAAACGACTTTGCCTCCTTTATTCCACCTCTGCCAAGATAGCTCACTCCCCTCACCCCTAAGTAGGTGTCAGGTGTCAGGTGTCAGCTGGTAGAGGAGATGGAGAGGTGAGGGAGAGAAGGGGGTGATGGGATAATGGGGTGATGGGGAAGTCAATCAACTACCCAGGACCAATGACTAATGACCAGTGACCTAATTCAAAACTTAAGACTTAAAACTCAAAACTCTTCCCTACCACCTACCACCTGTCACCTCTCCACAACAACGGTAGAATAGTCAGACTGGCATAGATAGGGTTAGTGAGCAGGTATGCGTATTTCTCTGAACTGGTTGCGAGAACTGGTTGATATTCCGATGACTCCGGAGGAGTTGGCAGAAATGCTGACAATGGCGGGGTTTGAGGTCGAAGATATTGAAGATCGGCGAACCTGGGCAGAGGGGGTCGTCGTCGGTCATGTATTGGAGTGCGAGCCACACCCAAATGCGGATAAGCTGCGAGTCTGTCAGGTGGAGATTGGAGCAGATCAGCCGTCAACGATCGTTTGTGGGGCACCCAACGTTAAAGCAGGATTACATGTGCCCGTAGCGACTCTGGGAACATTTTTGCCTAAGGTTCAGCCAGATGGGTTAAAGATCAAACCTGCGAAGTTGCGTGGTGTGGCGTCAGAAGGGATGATTTGTTCACTCGCAGAACTCGGTTTGACTAAGGAATCTGAGGGAATCCATCAGTTTGTGGGAGATAACCTGCAACCCGGAAACGATGCCCGTCCGTTGTTGGGTCTGGATGATGTGATTCTAGATTTAACTTCCACCGCAAATCGGGCAGATGCGCTCAGTATTGTTGGGATTGCGCGGGAAATTGCAGCGCTAACGGGAACATCTTTAAAGTTACCCCAACCGAAAGAAATTTCCGTTTCCAGTGATTCTGATATTCTTTCGCTAAGAATCATAGAACCGCAAGCCTGTCCAACCTATATTGGGACTGTTATTGAACAGGTCAAGATCGGTGCTTCACCCCTCTGGTTGCAGCATCGATTGCAAGCATCGGGGATTCGTCCAATCAACAACGTGGTGGATGTGACGAACTACATTTTGCTGGAGTGGGGGCAGCCGTTGCATGCATTTGATCGCGATCGCCTGCAAGCAATCACAAAGGCAGAGGGCAGAGGACAGAAGGCTGAAAGCAAAACCCACTCCCCACTTCAGATTGGGGTTCGTTTTGCCGAAGTGGGGGAAAAGTTGAAGACCCTGGATGGGCAGGATCGCCCCCTAACTGACCAGACGTTGTTGATTACGGCGAACAACCAGCCCGTTGCCTTGGCGGGGGTCATGGGGGGTGAAGCGACGGAAGTTTTTGCAGAAACCCAAAGCCTAATGTTGGAGGCGGCATTGTTTGACTCTGCGGTCATCCGCCGTTCTGGTCGTTCGGTGGGGCTTCGCACAGAAGCTTCTGCCCGCTTTGAACGGGGAATTAACCAGGCGGAATTGGGAATTGCCTGTCGCCGTGCGGTAGAAATGCTGGCTGAACTGGCAGGCGGAGTAGTGGTAGCGCAGGAAATTGCCGATGCGGGGGGAAGCCAGTCTGCTTTAACCCGCTCGATCGAGTTGCGATTGGATCGGGTGAACCAGATTCTTGGTCCTGTGAATTTGGGGGAAGAGTTGGGTGAGCTTCAGGCGCAAGAGGTGGAGCGTATTCTTAAGGTCTTGGGTTGTGAGGTGGCAACGACCCAGGATGAGCGGGTCTGGACGGTGACGGTTCCCCCCTATCGTTACCGCGACCTGGAGCGAGAAATCGATTTGATTGAAGAAATTGCCCGTGTCTATGGCTACAACAATTTCTGCGATACGTTGCCAGATAAGACAGAACCCGGTTACCTATCAGTGGAACAGGCGTTGACCCGGAAGGTACGAGAAGCCCTGCGCTCCATCGGACTCACGGAAGTGACCCATTATTCCCTGGTAAAACCGGAGAGCGATCGCCAGATCGTCCTTAGCAATCCGCTGTTTGCGGAGTATTCTGCTCTCCGCACTGATTTAATTACGGGGCTAATTGATGCCTTTCAATACAATCTGGAACAGGGAAATGGTCCCCTGAATGCCTTTGAGATCGGTCGGGTGTTCTGGTCGGAAGAGGATGGATTGAATGAGGCAGAATCAGTTGGGGGCATTTTGGGTGGCGACCCGACGCGGGGTAAGTGGCAGCAGGCCGGTCGAGAACGCCCGATGAATTGGTTTGAAGCGAAGGGGTTGCTGGAAAGCGTGTTTGTTCGCCTGGGGTTGGTGGTAGAGTATCAGCCCGATCGCCGCGATCACCGTCTGCATCCTGGTCGCACGGCTTCTCTCTGGATTGGGGGGACGCGGTTGGGCACCTTTGGTCAACTTCATCCCCAGTTGCGGCAGGAACGGGGGTTGTTGGATGAGGTTTATGTTTTTGAACTGGACATGAATGTGCTGCTCGACCAAATGGATCGGGATGAAACATTGGTGCCCGTTTTCAAACCCTACTCAACTTATCCACCCTCCGATCGGGACATTGCCTTCTTTGTTTCGACCCAAACCTCTGTTGCGGAACTGGAGCGGGCAATCCGCAAGGCAGGCGGCAAATTGTTGGAGTCGATCGAACTCTTTGATGAATATCGCGGTGAAAATGTGCCGCAAGGACCAGCGCAGCTTAGCTTTTCGATTAGTTTATCGAGCAAGCGATCGTACCCTGACGGACGAAGACATTGAACCCGTACACCAAAAAGTTCGTGAAGCCCTGGGCGAGAAATTTAGAGTCGAACTGAGAAGCTAATTTTCTAGAAAGTTTTGAGTTTTGAGTTCCCTGTTTTAGGTGAATTCAAAACTCAAAACTTAAAACTTAAAACTTAAAACTAAAACTATGTCGAAATACATCATGTGGGGAACCTATTGTGCGGATGTGCTAGAGAAGCGTGCCCCCCATCGGGAGGCTCATTTAGAGGGTTTAGCCAAGCAGAAGGAAGCGGGAATTTTAATTACAATTGGTCCCACAAAAGACCTGACAAAGTGCTTTGGGATTTACGAAGCTGAGGCTGAATCTACAGTCCGTCAACTGATTGAGTCCGATCCTTACTGGCAGAACGGTGTTTGGACCGAGTATGAAGTCAAAGAATGGATTCAGGCTGTTTAATTAATTGAAAATTAATTAACTAAAGAGATGCGTTTCTCGTGCGCCATGAATCCCAGGCCGCCTATTTTTTACCTTTTCAAACATTTGGGGCAATGACGTTGGATCAATCAATTCCAGTCGATGCGATTCAGTATGACGATCGCGGTTTGGTTCCGGCGATCGTCCAGGATTATCTGGATGGCACAGTGCTGATGATGGCGTGGATGAACCGGGAATCCTTGCAAAAAACTCTGGAGACAGGGGATACCTGGTTTTGGAGCCGATCGCGCCAGGAGTTATGGCATAAGGGTGCCACCTCCGGGCATCTTCAGAAAGTGAAATCCCTCCGGTATGACTGCGATAGTGATTGTCTTTTAATCGGTGTGGAGCAAATTGGGGATATTGCCTGCCATACCGGAGAGCGCAGTTGCTTCCATCGCGTTAACGGATCGGTCGAACCACCCTTAGCCGATACCCTTTCCCAGGTTTTTGAGGTAATCTGCGATCGCCGCGACCATCCGGCGGCAACCTCCTACACCTGTCAGTTGTTTAAGGGGGGTGACAACAAGATTCTGAAGAAGATTGGCGAAGAAACTGCCGAAGTGGTGATGGCATTCAAAGATGATGAGCCAGAGGCGATCGCGGGTGAAGTTGCCGACCTGTTCTATCACACCCTGGTTGCCCTGGCGCATCATAACGTTGATCTGAAGGCGGTTTACCGCAAACTGCAAGAACGTCGCCGCTGAGGCACTGTGGTTAGGAATGGGAGATGGGGGGCAGGGGATGAACCACTTTCTCCGCTGTCCTTGGTTCCAACGGCATCAGTTAAGTAATCGCCCTCAATTTCTGCCGCATCATTCGATCGAGTTGGCGCAGAATCATCAGTCCGGGACCAACGCTGAGTGCCAGTCCCAACCAAAAGGTGTGAGCCACAAATTTTGACTGGTCGAGTGCCCAACCCCCAATTGGAGGACCGATTAGATAACCGATCGCCCAGCACTGGGAATTGATTGCGAGATAAACTCCGCGTAGAGAATCGGGAGCCAGTTCAACGGTGGTGGAGGCTGCCGCAGGCATATAGGCTGCGGTTGCCAGCGCCAACACTCCCAGGGCCAGAATTGCCAGACCAATGTGCCCCAGGGGAGCCACTCCGGTTGCCCAAACCAGAACAAAGCCGATCGCCCACAGCACTGCCGATAACATCAATCCCTGGGGGCGGCTAAAACGATTCAGGATACGAGCGATCGGCAGTTGACAGAGAACCGACGCAACCAGATGCCAGGTAAACAGGGCACTGATGGTCAAAGGAGAAAAGCCCTTGCCTGTAGCTCCCAGTGGGCACAAAGTTGGTGAAATAAAGGGGCAGAATACTGTTGATTTGCACCAGGTAAATGGTGAACAGGATGTTTGCCACCACGTACACCAGCAAACAGCGATCGCGCAGGGCAACCTGCCAACCCTGAATCGCTTCGTGGCGACCGCTGTACTGATTGCTTTCCACAATTGCCCAGTAAAGAACCGCAAACAGCACCAGAAACGAAAGGGCATCAATGATAAAGAGTGCCCGGTATGCTCCCGTTGCCCCAATTAATAATCCGCCTAAAACAACCCCCAACCCCAACCCCAGGCTGTCACAGAGACGGGTCAGAGCAAACGCCTCATTGCGCTGTTCGGGAGCGGTCAGGTCAGCCACCATCGCCTCATTAGGAGGCCAGTAAAGCCCAAGTCCCAAACCCATCAACAAATTTCCCAGAACAAATTCGAAGAAATTGTGGGAAACCGCCAGCACAATAGAGGCGATCGCCGACACGATCGCCGACAGCATCAACGTCCGTCTCCGCCCCCAAAACTGCGAATCTGCAAACGACCCGCCCAGTACCCGTCCCACGATGCCCAAAATTGAAGAACTGCCGATCCCAATTCCCACCTGAGTTGCCGACAGCCCAACCTGGTTGACAAAGAAAATTGGGGCATAGAACATCGTAAACCCTGAGCCTGTCTGAGACAGGAGCCGTCCTACTGCCAAAATCCAAACCTGGTAGTTCAGGTTGGGCACCCAGGAGAAAAGTTTAGACTGACGCAACGGCATGGGCGAGAAACCGCAAAAAGGAATCCCTCAAGTTTAAGTCGATTAGATTACAAATCTTCATTAATTGGGAAATAGAATTCAGGAGCCAGAATCCAGAATCCAACATCATTGGTTTCTTCTGACTCCTGACTCCTGATGCTCAACTCCAATTTGTGGGCAAACTCTCAATATAAGAACGCCATCCCATTTTGTGGGCAGCGGCTATAGTGAAGCGGTAAATCTCTACATCTCCCCGACCTATGAATGCCGAAGATTTCTTCAACCAGGGTTTAATGAAGGCTCAGAAGGGTAATCACCAGGGAGCTGTGGAGGATTTGACGGAAGCGATCCGGATCTTCCCTAAGTACGCCGGAGCCTATCTCAATCGGGCAAATTCTCGGATTGTGCTGCATGACCACCAGGGCGCGATCGCAGACTTTGACCAGGTATTGCAAATTAATCCTAAAATTGCTGAAGCCTATATGGGGCGTGGAACTGCCCGTGCCTACGCAGGAGACAAACAGGGGGCACTGGAAGATTTCAACCAGGCATTGCAACTGAAGCCAAAATCCCCGGCGGTTTACGTCCAGCGGGGCACGATCCGGGCAGAGTTGCGCGATTGCAGAGGGAGCATTGGAAGACTTTAATCAGGCAATCCAGGTTGCCCCCAATGCCATTCCTGCTTATATTCAGCGGGGGATTTTGCGGATGAACCTGAACGATCACCCCGGTGCGATCGCAGACTTCGACCAGGCGATTCAACTGGCTCCCAATGCCAGCCCAGCCTACGTCCAGCGAGGCATTGCCTATTCCGAAATAGGAGAACGGGAACGGGCACTCGCAGACTTTGAACAGGCGCTTCACTTTAGCCCTAAGGCTGCCCATATTTATGTCCAGCGGGGGGTTGTACAGGCAAACCTGAACGATTTTCAAAAGGCGCTCACCGATTTTAACTATGCTCTAGGGCTGAATCCCAATCTTGTCTTTGCCTATGTCCAACGGGGTGCTGTGCGAGCCAGTCTGGGGGATACCCAAGGCGCATTAGAAGACCTGAACCAGGGCTTGAAACGAAACCCCAACGCCATTCCTGCCTATATTCAGCGGGGCATTATTTGTGCCGAATTGGGTAACAAACAGCAAGCACTCCAGGATTTTAACCAGGCGTTAAAGCGCGATCCGAATGCTGCGGAAGCCTTGCTGCAACGGGGAAAGATTCGGGCAGAGGTGGGCGATCGGGAAGGGGCGATCGCAGACTTCACGCAGGTGACGCAGCTAGACCCCAACTTCCCCAGTGCCTATCTGTACCGGAGTGCCCTACAACTGGAGTTAGATGAACGGCAAAAAGCTTCTGAAGACTTTAATTTAGCCGTGCAACTGCTTCCCAACTCCGCCGTAGCCTACATTGAACGGGGGCAGTTTCGGGCACGCTTGGGCGGGTTGCAGGAAGCCCTGGAGGATTTCAACCGTTGTCTGAGGATGCACGCCGATTTTGTCGACGGTTATTTGCAGCGGGGGATGATTCGGGCCACGCTGGGTGATGGGGAAGGCGCGATCGCAGATTTTGACCAGGCACTCAGCCTGGATGCTAGAGCCGATGCTGCTTATCTGCACCGGGGAATTGTCAAAGCTCAAAAGGGAGACTATTCCGCTGCCCTGGAGGATTTGAATCAGGTGGTTCAAATGAATCCCAATCTAGTCCCTGCCTATCTCAATCGCAGCGCTGTCCATTTAAGGCTCGGCAACCCAGCCGAAGCAACTGCGGATTTGCAAACTGCCCTCAAAATCAGCCCCAACCCAACCGCAGCAGCATTGAATCGGGGCATGATTCTTGCCAAGTGGGGGGATGAACAAAATGCGATCGCCGACTTTAACCAGGCAATCCAGTCCAACGCCACCACGGTTGCTGCCTATTACAAC from Kovacikia minuta CCNUW1 carries:
- a CDS encoding glutamate-5-semialdehyde dehydrogenase — its product is MRQIVRQAQANGISASLYARLKLDETKLKGAISGVRDVSRLPDPIGDIQIHRELDEGLVLKRITCPLGVLGVIFEARPDAVVQISSLAVKSGNGVILKGGQEAIRSCEALVKAIHRGLTQAGIDPAIVQLLTTRQETLELLKLDQSVDLIIPRGSNSFVRFVQENTRIPVLGHAEGICHLYVDKAANVQKAVAIALDAKTQYPAACNAIETLLVHRTIASEFLLEAVVPLQMKNVELRGDQPTREILNIPAATETDWSTEYSDLILAIKIVDSLEDAIAHINTYGSRHTEAIATEDPQAATTFLAQVDAAGVYHNCSTRFADGFRYGFGAEVGISTQKMPPRGPVGLEGLVTYKYQLVGNGHIAATYAGTNAKSFSHRDLGE
- a CDS encoding serine/threonine-protein kinase; the protein is MSYCLNPSCPNPQNSTQTSVCQACGTKLLLRDRYRVIQTLGQGGFGATFLAIDEALPGQPNSVIKQLRPTATAPHVLEMARELFRREAETLGKIGNHPQVPRLLDYFEANQEFFLVQEYVSGSTLQQIVKRDGPLIEHGVKQFLSEILPVLEYIHSNRVIHRDIKPANIIRRAQDLKLVLIDFGAVKYQNQQQAANASEQTAFTSYAIGTPGFAPPEQMAMRPVPASDIYALGVTCIYLLTGKSPKDLDYDPTTGELLWQRHVHISDHFVSVLKKMLEVSVRHRYQSANDIFRALDLEPYLKSLESGMTNQTGNASRKPNGQRSDPDSTGGGVPSSPAARAAMAIRARQIRPESISLPSGANRNNLFDSRASSNTSVRSRDISGGRGREFTGEKSKVPVRLDAEGLQNYYLKGKRDFASHDLNSLSLPKVNLSSASFHQANLSKINLQGANLFSTDFGRANLSRANLRDANLIKAYMSNADLEGADLRGADLTSAYLLNANLRGANLCGANLTNAKLTEDQLAMARTNWMTIRPSGKRGMW
- the pheT gene encoding phenylalanine--tRNA ligase subunit beta — encoded protein: MRISLNWLRELVDIPMTPEELAEMLTMAGFEVEDIEDRRTWAEGVVVGHVLECEPHPNADKLRVCQVEIGADQPSTIVCGAPNVKAGLHVPVATLGTFLPKVQPDGLKIKPAKLRGVASEGMICSLAELGLTKESEGIHQFVGDNLQPGNDARPLLGLDDVILDLTSTANRADALSIVGIAREIAALTGTSLKLPQPKEISVSSDSDILSLRIIEPQACPTYIGTVIEQVKIGASPLWLQHRLQASGIRPINNVVDVTNYILLEWGQPLHAFDRDRLQAITKAEGRGQKAESKTHSPLQIGVRFAEVGEKLKTLDGQDRPLTDQTLLITANNQPVALAGVMGGEATEVFAETQSLMLEAALFDSAVIRRSGRSVGLRTEASARFERGINQAELGIACRRAVEMLAELAGGVVVAQEIADAGGSQSALTRSIELRLDRVNQILGPVNLGEELGELQAQEVERILKVLGCEVATTQDERVWTVTVPPYRYRDLEREIDLIEEIARVYGYNNFCDTLPDKTEPGYLSVEQALTRKVREALRSIGLTEVTHYSLVKPESDRQIVLSNPLFAEYSALRTDLITGLIDAFQYNLEQGNGPLNAFEIGRVFWSEEDGLNEAESVGGILGGDPTRGKWQQAGRERPMNWFEAKGLLESVFVRLGLVVEYQPDRRDHRLHPGRTASLWIGGTRLGTFGQLHPQLRQERGLLDEVYVFELDMNVLLDQMDRDETLVPVFKPYSTYPPSDRDIAFFVSTQTSVAELERAIRKAGGKLLESIELFDEYRGENVPQGPAQLSFSISLSSKRSYPDGRRH
- a CDS encoding YciI family protein, producing the protein MSKYIMWGTYCADVLEKRAPHREAHLEGLAKQKEAGILITIGPTKDLTKCFGIYEAEAESTVRQLIESDPYWQNGVWTEYEVKEWIQAV
- the hisIE gene encoding bifunctional phosphoribosyl-AMP cyclohydrolase/phosphoribosyl-ATP diphosphatase HisIE codes for the protein MTLDQSIPVDAIQYDDRGLVPAIVQDYLDGTVLMMAWMNRESLQKTLETGDTWFWSRSRQELWHKGATSGHLQKVKSLRYDCDSDCLLIGVEQIGDIACHTGERSCFHRVNGSVEPPLADTLSQVFEVICDRRDHPAATSYTCQLFKGGDNKILKKIGEETAEVVMAFKDDEPEAIAGEVADLFYHTLVALAHHNVDLKAVYRKLQERRR
- a CDS encoding MFS transporter; the encoded protein is MTISALFTWHLVASVLCQLPIARILNRFSRPQGLMLSAVLWAIGFVLVWATGVAPLGHIGLAILALGVLALATAAYMPAAASTTVELAPDSLRGVYLAINSQCWAIGYLIGPPIGGWALDQSKFVAHTFWLGLALSVGPGLMILRQLDRMMRQKLRAIT
- a CDS encoding MFS transporter is translated as MPLRQSKLFSWVPNLNYQVWILAVGRLLSQTGSGFTMFYAPIFFVNQVGLSATQVGIGIGSSSILGIVGRVLGGSFADSQFWGRRRTLMLSAIVSAIASIVLAVSHNFFEFVLGNLLMGLGLGLYWPPNEAMVADLTAPEQRNEAFALTRLCDSLGLGLGVVLGGLLIGATGAYRALFIIDALSFLVLFAVLYWAIVESNQYSGRHEAIQGWQVALRDRCLLVYVVANILFTIYLVQINSILPLYFTNFVPTGSYRQGLFSFDHQCPVYLASGCVGSLSTADRSYPESF
- a CDS encoding tetratricopeptide repeat protein gives rise to the protein MNAEDFFNQGLMKAQKGNHQGAVEDLTEAIRIFPKYAGAYLNRANSRIVLHDHQGAIADFDQVLQINPKIAEAYMGRGTARAYAGDKQGALEDFNQALQLKPKSPAVYVQRGTIRAELRDCRGSIGRL
- a CDS encoding tetratricopeptide repeat protein, with translation MEDFNQAIQVAPNAIPAYIQRGILRMNLNDHPGAIADFDQAIQLAPNASPAYVQRGIAYSEIGERERALADFEQALHFSPKAAHIYVQRGVVQANLNDFQKALTDFNYALGLNPNLVFAYVQRGAVRASLGDTQGALEDLNQGLKRNPNAIPAYIQRGIICAELGNKQQALQDFNQALKRDPNAAEALLQRGKIRAEVGDREGAIADFTQVTQLDPNFPSAYLYRSALQLELDERQKASEDFNLAVQLLPNSAVAYIERGQFRARLGGLQEALEDFNRCLRMHADFVDGYLQRGMIRATLGDGEGAIADFDQALSLDARADAAYLHRGIVKAQKGDYSAALEDLNQVVQMNPNLVPAYLNRSAVHLRLGNPAEATADLQTALKISPNPTAAALNRGMILAKWGDEQNAIADFNQAIQSNATTVAAYYNRGLLLASLGDQQGALADFNQELKLNPNSPPAYLNRGVLRAEMGEADAALEDLDRALQLAPRLLPARFQRGIIRMQLGDPQGAVDDLNQILTTKSPPIAAYVRRGLAFLDLGKRKQAVDDFSEAARLKPSSAEDYLHLGVAHVHLGEEESTESDFNQAIDVSQYPVQTCLQRGILQARLGNQAGAIADLDYVIQVNPTVVTAYLHRGIVRAKQADVQGAIADFSQVLQFHSASTAAYLNRSAIQAMMGDQAAADADFSQAVQLGASAASAHFQRGLVRADLGDKKGAVADLERAIAENPDFAPAYLKRGKLKAELGEPGADEDLQKAAELSRK